CTCCAGATGCAGAACTCACTGAGCTATGTGTCCGGTAACCTGTCCCATCTACCAGTTCCAAACACCACTCAATAGACAACTGTAGATTCCAAAAACTGAGTTCTGAGGTTTTGACCCAAATTCACTTATGTATTGTAAGCAAGACATGAACCACCTGCTCCTGAATTTGCTTGGTTTTGATTCCATAAATGATGGGGTTCAACATAGGTGGGGCCAGAATACAGACATTAGCCAGCAGGATGTGGATGTGAGGTGGAATGTGGCGGCCAAACCTCTGAGTAAGAGTCGTGAAGATCCCGGGCCCATAAAAGAGAATAATGATGCAGACATGGGAGCCACAAGTGTTGAGAGCTTTGTTGCGAGCATCCTGGGAAGGCATTCGGAAGATGGCACGGAGGATCAGCacataagaaacaaaaattaacacaaCATCTAAGACCACTGTTGACATGAGCACAGAAAACCCATACCAAATGTTTACCCGAATATTATTGCAAGCATATTTAGCCAAACCTATGTGTTCACAAAAGGTATGTGGAATAATATTATTTTTGCAGAAAGTCAATCTTTTCAGAAGAAATATTATGGGGAAAATTGTACCATAACTTCTCAGAAAGATGATCACTCCAATTTTCCCAATCAGGGAGTTTGTGAGAATAGTGGTGTACCTCAGAGGGTAGCAAATGGCAATGTAACGGTCAAATGCCATCACCAGCAAGATCCCTGACTCAGAGATGAAGGtggaatggatgaagaaaagctGAGTGATGCAGCAATCCAGGGAGATCTCCCCAGCATGGAACCAGAAGATGGCCAAAGCCTGGGGAactgtggaggtggagaggaCAATGTCTGCTCCTGCCAGCATGCAGAGGAAGAGGTACATGGGTCCATGGAGACTAGGCCTTGTGAAGATAATGAAGATGAGCAGGCTGTTCCCAAGCATGGCAGTGGCATAGGAAATGAAGAAGGGGATGGAAATCCACACGTGCTGGTCCTCTAGGCCAGGGATGCCCAGCAGGCGGAAGACTGTGTGACTTACAAGAGTGTAGTTTAAGGTAGTCATACCAGAAAAGCCTGCAGATACCAAACCTCCAGTTCACAGAGCtagaagaaaatatgtatttccttTAACTTTGTGTGATATCACTGGGAGCTTTTATTGTGTTCCACACCTTCCATCTTCTTTGAATATGTAAATGAGA
The DNA window shown above is from Cricetulus griseus strain 17A/GY chromosome 3, alternate assembly CriGri-PICRH-1.0, whole genome shotgun sequence and carries:
- the LOC100754583 gene encoding olfactory receptor 52B4 — encoded protein: MTTLNYTLVSHTVFRLLGIPGLEDQHVWISIPFFISYATAMLGNSLLIFIIFTRPSLHGPMYLFLCMLAGADIVLSTSTVPQALAIFWFHAGEISLDCCITQLFFIHSTFISESGILLVMAFDRYIAICYPLRYTTILTNSLIGKIGVIIFLRSYGTIFPIIFLLKRLTFCKNNIIPHTFCEHIGLAKYACNNIRVNIWYGFSVLMSTVVLDVVLIFVSYVLILRAIFRMPSQDARNKALNTCGSHVCIIILFYGPGIFTTLTQRFGRHIPPHIHILLANVCILAPPMLNPIIYGIKTKQIQEQVVHVLLTIHK